ATACCTTTTTATAGTGTTAATATATTAGGAATACAAAAAGAGATAAATGAAAAATGTCCAGAAAATCAAATGACTATAATTTCTAGAAGATTTATGATGAGAATAGCAGAAAAAATAGCAGAAAGAGAAGGAATTGATGCACTTATTACAGGTGAGAGCTTAGGTCAAGTGGCTAGTCAGACTATACAAGGTATTGCTGTTACCAATTCATCAGTTAATATTCCAGTATTAAGACCTTTAATAGGATTTGACAAGGTTGATATAATAGATATTTCCAAGGATATTGAAACCTATGAAACATCTATACTACCTTTTGAAGATTGCTGTACAGTATTTTTGCCAAAACATCCACTTACAAAACCAAAAGTTGAAGACATAGAAGAGTCAGAAAAAAATCTAGATGTAGAGGGCCTTGTTAATGATGTTTTAGACAATATGGTTTATACACTTATTTCACCATTCTAATAGAAAAATAAAAATCTAAAAATGTTATTATTGACAATGATGTCAGTTATGATAAAATAATATAGACAGACATGTCCATATTAAAGGAAGGAGGAGAATATATTATTTGCCCAAAATAGTTGATTATGAACAAAGAAAGCAAGAAATTATAGAAAGTGCTAGAGAAGTGTTTGCAAAACGAGGATATTATAATACTAATCTATCAGACATATCAAAGAGTTGTGGGATGGGTAGAACAACTATTTATCAATATTTTAAAAATAAGGATGAAATTTTTTATTATACCGTAGGAGATACTTTAGCTGATATACATGAAAAAGTAGAAATTATTGTAGAAGATGATAATCTAAGTTTTATTGAAAAACTTAAACAATTAGTTTTTGAACTAGCTAGCGAATATGAACACAATTATATATTTGTACTGCTTGCAGAAATATGGATAATAGTAAAAAGGGAGAACAATGAAATACAGAAATCTATTAAGGAACATACGGAGAAGCTAAAAATGTCCATTAAAAAATTAATTATGGAAGGTATTGAAGCTAAAGAGATTAAACCTATTGACAGTGAAAGTATGGCAGATACTATATATTCTTTTATAGAATCTTTCACTTTTCAAATGTTATCTAGTAACAATAAGGATATTCAAGGTAGAATAGATTCTGTAAATACTTTGATTGATGGATTAAAAGCATAGATATTTGTAAAAAAGGGGGAGTTATCGTGGCAAGTGTAAAACAAGTTGTTAGCACTGCATTGATGAATGAAGGAGTAAAGTATATAGAAAAAAATCCAATGGAAAACATGCCTAAGCTTTTGAATTGGGCAGAAAAAATTGTAACAAGGGAGAATCATAAGAGATACTTACAAAAATTCAAAGACATTGTTGAAGATAAAGACAATAACTGGTATCAATTAATGGAGAGATACTTCTCTGAATTATCACCAAGTACTAGAAAGAAATTTTTAATTAATTATATGATTAACTCAGGTATTGTTGGTATTCCAATTCAAGACAAGATGAAGAAGAAATATAATTGTAATATACCTTGGGCGATATTAATGGACCCAACAAGTGCTTGTAATTTAAAATGTACTGGTTGTTGGGCAGCAGAATACCAAAAGAATGATTCGATGAGTTATGAAACTCTTGATAGAATAATAAAAGAAGGAAAAGAACTTGGAATATATATGTATATATTCTCTGGTGGAGAACCACTTGTAAGAAAAGATGATTTAATTAAACTTGCTGAAACTCATGATGATTGTTCTTTCTTGTCTTTTACAAATGCTACATTAGTTGATGAGGCATTTGCTAAAAAACTTGGTGAGCTTGGAAACTTTGGACTTGCAATAAGTGTTGAAGGATTTGAAAAAGAAACAGATATGAGAAGAGGCGACGGAACCTATAAAAAGGTAATGGAAGCGATGGATCTTCTTAAAAAAGAAGGAGTTGTATTTGGATTTTCAACTTGCTATCATAAATATAATACAGATGTAGTGGGTTCTGAAGAGTACTTAGATTTATTAATTGAAAAAGGATGTATGTTTGGTTGGTATTTCACTTATATACCAATAGGAAAAGATGCTGTAACAGATTTGTTAGCAACTCCAGAGCAACGTGAATTTATGTACCATCAACTTAGAAAATTCAGAAGCGAAAAACCTATATTTACATTAGATTTCTGGAATGATGGTGAATATGTAAATGGCTGTATTGCAGGAGGTAGAAATTACTTACACATAAATGCTAATGGTGATGTAGAACCATGTGCTTTTATTCACTATTCAAATTTAAATATAAAAGATGTAAGTTTAATCGAAGCATTACAATCTCCACTATTCATGCAATATAAAGAAAATCAACCATTTAATGAAAATCATTTAAGACCATGTCCATTACTGGATAATCCAGAAAAGTTAAGGATGATGGTTGAAAAATCAGATGCATATTCCACTCAACCTATAGATAGGGAAGAAGTAGAAGATTTGACTGCAAAGACTGACGCTATATCAAAAGAATGGGCTAAGACAGCAGAAAAATTATGGAGTGAATCAGAAAAGAAAAAACAACAAAAAGAAGCATTGCAAGATGCATAATTAAAAGCCAAGCTGGTATTACCAGCTTGGTTTTTGTTTAAATGAATAAAATTAAAATAAATCATAAAAAACTAGTTTAATAGCTAGTTTTTTTTATTAAGTAAAAAGATTTATTTATTAAACAATAAAAAATATTGAATTGTCTGAACCCTTCTAATTGTAACACTTAAAACATTTATTTATTTTATAAAAAAGTATTGACTTTTTTATAAAACTTTGATTATAATGGTATAGTTAATAAAAATGTTTAGTATCTTTAAACCATTAGTTTAATATATGATATGTTTTATAGGGGTGATATTATGAATATTGGGGAGAAAATAAGAAGATTAAGAAACAAAAATTCTCTAACTCAAGAAGAGTTAGCAGAACGTTGTGAATTAACCAAAGGTTTTATTTCACAAGTAGAGAGAGATTTAACTTCTCCTTCAATTGCTACTTTGGTAGATATTTTAGAGGGACTTGGAACAAACTTAAAAGATTTTTTTAATGATGTAGAAGATGAAAAGATAGTTTTTTCTAAAGAAGATGCTTTTGAAACTGTAAATGAAGACTATAAATACACCTTAAAGTGGGTTATCCCAAATGCACAAAAGAATCTTATGGAGCCTATACTTTTAGAAATTGAACAGGGTGGAAGATCCAAAGAAGATTCACCCCATGAAGGAGAAGAATTTGGATATGTGATTTCGGGAAGTATAAATATATATATAGGAAGTCAAGTTTTTAAGGTGAGAAAAGGTGAGAGTTTTTATTTTAAGGCAAATGCTAATCATTATGTAGAAAATGCAGGAAAAACAATTGCAAGGATCATATGGGTGAGCACTCCACCAAGTTTTTAATATTTAGTAGGGGGGATTGAAATGAAGAATAATAAAGTAATTGACTTGAAAAATGTAAACAAAGAATATAACGGGGTAGAAGTTTTGAAAAATATCAATCTCTATGTGAGGGAAAACGAATTTCTTACATTATTAGGACCTAGTGGTTGTGGAAAAACAACTACACTTAGAATTATAGGAGGTTTTGAACAACCTACTAGTGGTGAAGTTATTTTTGAAGGGAAAAATATAACTAGTATTCCACCTTATGAAAGACAAATAAATACGGTTTTTCAAAAATATGCACTTTTCCCACATATGGATGTATTTGATAATGTAGCCTTTGGCTTAAAAATAAAGAAAATACATAAGAGTGTAATCAAAGAAAAAGTTACGTCTATGTTAAAAATGATCAACTTAGAGGGATTTGAAAATAGATCAATTGATTCACTTAGTGGGGGTCAGCAACAGAGAGTTGCTATAGCTAGAGCCTTAGTAAATGAACCAAAAGTATTGTTACTAGATGAGCCTTTGGGAGCACTAGATTTAAAACTTAGAAAAGAAATGCAAATAGAACTTAAGAACATGCAAAAAAGAGTTGGCATTACTTTTATATATGTAACTCATGATCAAGAAGAAGCATTGACCATGTCAGATACTATTGTTGTTTTGGATAAAGGAGAAATACAACAAATTGGCACTCCTGTTGATATATACAATGAACCTAAAAATGCTTTTGTAGCCAAATTTATAGGTGAAAGCAATATTATAGATGGAATTATGCATGAAGATTTTGTCGTTGAGTTTGCTGGTAAAACTTTTGAATGTGTAGATAAAGGTTTTGCAAATGATGAAGAAATAGATGTAGTT
This genomic interval from Anaerosalibacter sp. Marseille-P3206 contains the following:
- a CDS encoding TetR/AcrR family transcriptional regulator — translated: MPKIVDYEQRKQEIIESAREVFAKRGYYNTNLSDISKSCGMGRTTIYQYFKNKDEIFYYTVGDTLADIHEKVEIIVEDDNLSFIEKLKQLVFELASEYEHNYIFVLLAEIWIIVKRENNEIQKSIKEHTEKLKMSIKKLIMEGIEAKEIKPIDSESMADTIYSFIESFTFQMLSSNNKDIQGRIDSVNTLIDGLKA
- a CDS encoding helix-turn-helix domain-containing protein translates to MNIGEKIRRLRNKNSLTQEELAERCELTKGFISQVERDLTSPSIATLVDILEGLGTNLKDFFNDVEDEKIVFSKEDAFETVNEDYKYTLKWVIPNAQKNLMEPILLEIEQGGRSKEDSPHEGEEFGYVISGSINIYIGSQVFKVRKGESFYFKANANHYVENAGKTIARIIWVSTPPSF
- a CDS encoding radical SAM protein; protein product: MASVKQVVSTALMNEGVKYIEKNPMENMPKLLNWAEKIVTRENHKRYLQKFKDIVEDKDNNWYQLMERYFSELSPSTRKKFLINYMINSGIVGIPIQDKMKKKYNCNIPWAILMDPTSACNLKCTGCWAAEYQKNDSMSYETLDRIIKEGKELGIYMYIFSGGEPLVRKDDLIKLAETHDDCSFLSFTNATLVDEAFAKKLGELGNFGLAISVEGFEKETDMRRGDGTYKKVMEAMDLLKKEGVVFGFSTCYHKYNTDVVGSEEYLDLLIEKGCMFGWYFTYIPIGKDAVTDLLATPEQREFMYHQLRKFRSEKPIFTLDFWNDGEYVNGCIAGGRNYLHINANGDVEPCAFIHYSNLNIKDVSLIEALQSPLFMQYKENQPFNENHLRPCPLLDNPEKLRMMVEKSDAYSTQPIDREEVEDLTAKTDAISKEWAKTAEKLWSESEKKKQQKEALQDA
- the potA gene encoding spermidine/putrescine ABC transporter ATP-binding protein, whose translation is MKNNKVIDLKNVNKEYNGVEVLKNINLYVRENEFLTLLGPSGCGKTTTLRIIGGFEQPTSGEVIFEGKNITSIPPYERQINTVFQKYALFPHMDVFDNVAFGLKIKKIHKSVIKEKVTSMLKMINLEGFENRSIDSLSGGQQQRVAIARALVNEPKVLLLDEPLGALDLKLRKEMQIELKNMQKRVGITFIYVTHDQEEALTMSDTIVVLDKGEIQQIGTPVDIYNEPKNAFVAKFIGESNIIDGIMHEDFVVEFAGKTFECVDKGFANDEEIDVVIRPEDLNIVTADEGMLKGIVKSVTFKGVHYEMIVDSGDFQWKVHSTIMKPVNTEIGMSIIPENIHVMKKVRKK